CTCCTCCGCGTCACCGGGGCCGTGTCTCCCGACATCGCGGTCCAGCTGACGGGCGAGGGCTTCGCCAGCGATCTCGTCGCCGCGCCGAGCTGCCTGCGGTTCGACGGGGTCTCCCCCGGCGGCCACGCCACGCGGCAGGTCATCGTCTACAACGGCGGGTCGCAGACGGTGACGTTCCAGCCGCTGCACCTGGTGGACGCGGCGGGTGTGTTCCGGATCGTCTCCGTGGAGGTCGAGGCGCAGGAAGTCCCCCTCGAGACCCTCGCGCCGAACGCCAGCGCCACGGTGAACGTGGAGTTCGCTCCGCGTGCCGTCGGGAGCTTTCGGGGAACCCTCGTCCTCCACAACGACGACCCCGTGAACTCCGGCCTCGAGGTCTGCCTCGAAGGGCAGGGCGGCGGCCCCAATCTCCTGGTTCGACCGGGTGTGATCGACTTCGGGCGGATCGCCACCGGCATGAGGGTGAGCACCTCGCTCTTCGCGATGAACGTGGGCACGGCGGACGGCGGCCCGCTCGTGATCCGCAGGGTCTCGGTAGACGACGCCCACTTCTCGGTGGCGATGCCGCAGGTCACCCAGCTCTTGCCGAACGACGCCCCGGCGGTGATCGAGGTGGAGTTCCATCCGGACGAAGATGGGGAGTTCGCGGCCACGATCTCCATCGAGTCGAACGACGGCGATCAGCCGGTCTATTCGATCCCGGTCCGGGGCGACGCGAGGACCCTGCCCCCCTGCGATTACACGGTGGTGCCGGCGACGCTGCGCTTCGGCGCGGTGCAGGTCGGCGCGAGCGCGAAGCTCGTCGCGTCGGTTCGGAACACGGGGACCGCCGAGTGCATCTTCACCCAGGTCGGCATCGAGCCCGGCAGCGACTCCGCGTACTCGCTTCCCGACGGACGGATCCTCACGGTCTCGGTGCTCCCGGGCGATCGGATCACGATCCCGGTCCTGTTCGACGCGAGCCAGGCGGGCGATCACCAGGGCGCGGTGCAGTTCCAGGTGTCCAGGCCCGCGGCGCCGAACGGACGGATCCCCCTGGTCGCCACCGCCTTCAAGGGCTGCCTGATGGCGACGCCGGCGTCGGTCGACTTCGGGGAGAGGAGGCTCTCCTGCCCCGCGACCACGAAGTCGATCCTGGTCTCGAACAACTGCGAGGTTCCCGCCGTGATCAGCAGCGCCGCCGTCGGCGCGGGCTCCTACACCCCCGGCGAGTTCACGGTCACGGGGCTCTCCACGCCCTATACGCTCCAGGCCGGCAGGCGGGTCACCCTCACCGCGCGCTACACTCCGGTGGACGCCGGCGCCGACGGGGCCCCATACGAGATCGCCTCCAACATCCAGGCGCTCACGATCCCGCTCTTCGGAAAGGGGGCCACCGACGATACGCGGACCGACCGCTACACCCAGGACGCGAAGCCGATGGTCGACGTGCTCGTCGTCATGGACAACTCGGGCTCCATGACGGACAAGCAGGACCACGTACAGGACGAGAGCGCGCATTTCCTGCGCTACGCGATGGACCAGGGCCTCGACTTCCACGTCGGCGTCACCACCACCGGCATCATCCCGTCGGCGGGCTCGTGGACGAGGTGCCCGGGGGGCGTGGACGGAGGCGAGGCCGGCCGTCTCTTCCCCGCGAACGGGGAGCGCCCGCGCTGGGTGACACCCACGACCCCCAACGCGGAGTGGGTCTTCAACCAGAACCTCGAGGTCGGGCTCTGCCACTGGGACGAGCACGGCCTGGAGGGCGGGTACCTGGCCCTCTCCAGCCCGCTGGTCGACCACGCCAAGGCGCCGAGGACCTCTTTGCCGAACGACGGGAACCTCGGGTTCTACCGGGACGAGGCGCGCCTGGCCGTGATCATCGTCTCGGACGAGGAGGATTCGTCGCCGAGCGATCCGGCCTTCTACTCGGCCTTCTTCCGGAACCTGAAGGGGCCTGGGCGCGAGGGCGACACCGCCGTACACGTCGTGGTCGGAGACGGGACCTGCGGCGTCGTCGCGGAGGACTCGCCGAGGTACATGCAGGTGGCGCGTGAGACGGGCGGCACGGTGACTCCGATCTGCATGAGCGACTGGGGCGCGGGCCTCGCCGCGCTGGCGGAGAGGAGCTTCGGGCACCGGCTGCGCTACCCGCTCACGGGGACACCGACTTCGGGGGTCACGGTCACGATCGACGGCCGGGTCGTCGCCACCGGCTGGCGTTACGACTCGGGCAGCAACTCGGTGATCTTCGACGAGGCAAGCGCTCCGGCTCCTGGTGCCACGATCGAGCTCCGCTACATTCCCGCCTGCGGCACCTGACGTTCCGCTACTCTACCGACCGGTGATCCCCTCCGAGCCCAGACGCCTCCGCTTCGCCGACCAGGTGCCTTCGCCGCTCTCGCCGGCGGAGGCACGGGCGCTCCGCG
The Vulgatibacter incomptus DNA segment above includes these coding regions:
- a CDS encoding choice-of-anchor D domain-containing protein translates to MLGGKVKQSPNDLSAPGEIRFGAVVVGNRVTRTIEVSNRGIGPVSILSIDAEGELSPAFVLPQPPPSKLLSGDTVKLDFSFAPTEAGRLAGRVLLHTDSVENAELAIEVSGEGVYPSVSCSQRLDFGRVVLNLDKVLRITCVNNGAVAAQVQVAGTTGRDADLFSVGANLVSNPVEIAAGKSQLVEVRYTALRLGRADAQALLRVTGAVSPDIAVQLTGEGFASDLVAAPSCLRFDGVSPGGHATRQVIVYNGGSQTVTFQPLHLVDAAGVFRIVSVEVEAQEVPLETLAPNASATVNVEFAPRAVGSFRGTLVLHNDDPVNSGLEVCLEGQGGGPNLLVRPGVIDFGRIATGMRVSTSLFAMNVGTADGGPLVIRRVSVDDAHFSVAMPQVTQLLPNDAPAVIEVEFHPDEDGEFAATISIESNDGDQPVYSIPVRGDARTLPPCDYTVVPATLRFGAVQVGASAKLVASVRNTGTAECIFTQVGIEPGSDSAYSLPDGRILTVSVLPGDRITIPVLFDASQAGDHQGAVQFQVSRPAAPNGRIPLVATAFKGCLMATPASVDFGERRLSCPATTKSILVSNNCEVPAVISSAAVGAGSYTPGEFTVTGLSTPYTLQAGRRVTLTARYTPVDAGADGAPYEIASNIQALTIPLFGKGATDDTRTDRYTQDAKPMVDVLVVMDNSGSMTDKQDHVQDESAHFLRYAMDQGLDFHVGVTTTGIIPSAGSWTRCPGGVDGGEAGRLFPANGERPRWVTPTTPNAEWVFNQNLEVGLCHWDEHGLEGGYLALSSPLVDHAKAPRTSLPNDGNLGFYRDEARLAVIIVSDEEDSSPSDPAFYSAFFRNLKGPGREGDTAVHVVVGDGTCGVVAEDSPRYMQVARETGGTVTPICMSDWGAGLAALAERSFGHRLRYPLTGTPTSGVTVTIDGRVVATGWRYDSGSNSVIFDEASAPAPGATIELRYIPACGT